A genomic segment from Blastococcus sp. PRF04-17 encodes:
- a CDS encoding acyl-CoA dehydrogenase family protein has protein sequence MSSPDAGLFELPQKYLDLQAEARALAAACADVADRADEADHFDPDVRERLARSGLTAVTVDAAYGGRFEKVDSLAVTVVREALAYESAHLDSIFAMQGIGSFPLSVGASEAVRKEWLPKIASLEAVGALGLTEPDVGSDLRAVATTVTEKDGELVVSGHKSFITNAGDASFYSVLAREGDAHSLVLVPADAPGVTVTHPHQIIAPHVLGDVVFDDVRVPLDHRLGEPGKGFKLMLATLATFRVSVAGAAVGVAQAALEEAIGHATSRVQFGKPLAELGPVPSKLAESWIDIEMARAMTYRAAAASARDPLSALHLSSMAKVGATEAAGRVVDRAVQVMGRFGLVRGSKIERLYREARPMRIYEGSTEVILDSLARKLVKDRRS, from the coding sequence ATGTCTTCTCCCGATGCCGGCCTGTTCGAGCTGCCGCAGAAGTACCTCGACCTGCAGGCGGAGGCACGGGCGCTGGCCGCGGCGTGCGCCGACGTGGCCGACCGCGCCGACGAGGCCGACCACTTCGACCCCGACGTTCGGGAGCGCCTGGCGCGGTCGGGGCTCACCGCGGTCACCGTCGACGCCGCCTACGGGGGGCGGTTCGAGAAGGTCGACTCGCTCGCCGTGACCGTGGTCCGCGAGGCGCTGGCCTACGAGAGCGCGCACCTCGACTCGATCTTCGCGATGCAGGGCATCGGGAGCTTCCCGCTCTCGGTCGGGGCGTCGGAGGCCGTGCGCAAGGAGTGGCTGCCGAAGATCGCCTCCCTCGAGGCCGTCGGCGCCCTCGGCCTGACCGAGCCGGACGTCGGTTCCGACCTGCGCGCGGTGGCGACGACGGTGACCGAGAAGGACGGCGAACTGGTCGTGAGCGGCCACAAGTCGTTCATCACCAACGCCGGTGACGCCAGCTTCTACAGCGTGCTGGCCCGGGAGGGCGACGCGCACTCGCTGGTGCTGGTGCCGGCCGACGCCCCCGGCGTCACGGTCACGCACCCGCACCAGATCATCGCCCCGCACGTGCTCGGCGATGTCGTCTTCGACGACGTGCGCGTGCCGCTCGACCACCGACTCGGCGAGCCCGGCAAGGGCTTCAAGCTGATGCTCGCGACGCTCGCGACCTTCCGGGTCTCCGTCGCGGGCGCCGCGGTCGGCGTGGCCCAGGCGGCGCTCGAGGAGGCGATCGGGCACGCGACCTCGCGGGTCCAGTTCGGCAAGCCGCTCGCCGAGCTGGGCCCCGTGCCCTCGAAGCTCGCGGAGAGCTGGATCGACATCGAGATGGCCCGCGCGATGACCTACCGGGCGGCCGCCGCGTCGGCGCGCGACCCGCTGTCGGCGCTGCACCTGTCGTCGATGGCCAAGGTGGGCGCGACCGAGGCGGCCGGCCGGGTCGTCGACCGGGCCGTGCAGGTCATGGGCCGGTTCGGCCTCGTGCGCGGCTCCAAGATCGAGCGGCTGTACCGAGAGGCCCGGCCGATGCGCATCTACGAGGGCTCCACCGAGGTCATCCTCGACTCGCTCGCCCGCAAGCTCGTGAAGGACCGCCGGTCATGA